In Eupeodes corollae chromosome 3, idEupCoro1.1, whole genome shotgun sequence, a single genomic region encodes these proteins:
- the LOC129950401 gene encoding uncharacterized protein LOC129950401 yields MNIVKQKRGRAKGTITRVSTFSESVVDSTPIDMLEIQLKKLQEAWSEFVLQQNNLYEFYDQEGFVDPEPEYGEYETKYFEAFSKLSGSIRKHPDKDRDEASTINASVLQKSNSRQSVVLPKLVIPVFTGDYKDWPVFKDLFTGTIDCNVSLTGTQKFQYLKSFLGGEAATLLKHISFTEENYLEAWDKLEARYDKKHLIVQSFIKSFMALPSSNNLNLETLRKLTNGADEIVRGLNALQMNSRDPWLIYILVQKLDSETKQAWAKKVESRDDCTIQEFLLFLQNQCVCLESCSSFSGPIKTLNKVSNNIRTHFVEAKPNCPKCKEDHILPFCKTFLALDTTARREFVKQNSIFFNCLRVGHASNKCNSKFRCRSCNARHHTLVHEPRTTSTNKTTEQPSTQNPSNSAVTHHSLESTRNTHSSLESNAIKSTILPTAVVKVQDKFGSFQNIRILLDSGSQISFITEKALQRLGLPRKPSRIPIVGVASTSAGKPNGLISLKLHSRFNSNHIDIDCHVIKKLTSMLPPLSLNLNTTQFLSLDLADPKFYEPGTIDMLIGADNIFNIILETPRAEPGAPNSLLTIFGWVIAGSYDRTPSSEAFSLIMPKQRAEDDFIQTHSRHTDGRYMVNLPFKPNCKPTSESSSRIALNRLYSMEKRFVRDPELQKQYSSFLNEYISLGHMEEIPVKEINDSDSYYLPHHAVFKADSSTTKVRVVFDGSAKSSPDSRSLNESLFVGPEVQCDIFTICLRSRRHVYTMSGDIEKMYRQIWISPKHTNYQRILWRENPESPIKHYRLLTVTYGTSAASFLAKRALKQLALDSAETHPRASSVILNDFYVDDLVTGADTIEDLIALQKELVEVLSLAGFNLRKWTTNCWPLLISFPEDQRELSPIDFENSLTVKVLGLRWCPSGDCFSYKVNLDQSTSCTKRSILSEASRIFDPLGFLAPVVVAVKIFFQDLWRAGVGWDDQILQELSHRWITIREELHLLESIRIPRLMWTNKVNYEFHAFCDASLDAYAAVIYCRSENLDGTVSISLIAAKTKVAPIKVLSLPRLELCGTLLLTRLVKKIKISLQIKHMQLFAWTDSSIVLHWLAAPPKKWSVFVGNRTSEIVSSIPVKSWNHVRSADNPADVPSRGIPPSQLESTDIWWNGPVWLKMNRSEWPKTQHDLQNVSSDQLEERNSNKVQVFVSQINENNILRQIINKSSDWIKSLRVVAYIFRYLKNRRLAPELRDLHALSTSELNIAKTCLIKASQYILFAAEIESLNKNKYLPSRSKLSSIAPFLDSENVLRAAEILSER; encoded by the exons ATGAATATTGTCAAGCAAAAACGCGGTCGTGCAAAGGGTACAATCACTAGGGTTTCAACATTTTCGGAATCAGTCGTCGATTCCACCCCTATTGACATGCtagaaattcaattaaagaaaCTTCAGGAAGCTTGGTCTGAATTCGTTTTGCAGCAAAATAATTTATACGAGTTCTACGACCAGGAAGGTTTCGTCGACCCTGAACCCGAATACGGGGAATATGAAACGAAATATTTCGAAGCGTTTTCTAAACTTTCTGGGTCTATAAGAAAACATCCAGATAAGGATCGTGATGAAGCATCAACAATAAATGCTTCGGTTTTGCAAAAATCAAACTCTCGTCAGTCGGTCGTGTTGCCAAAACTTGTAATTCCAGTTTTTACTGGAGACTATAAGGATTGGCCggtttttaaagatttgttcacGGGAACAATTGATTGCAATGTCTCCCTAACCGGTACgcaaaaatttcaatatctgaAATCATTTCTGGGTGGTGAAGCGGCTACTCTTTTGAAGCACATTTCGTTTACCGAAGAAAATTATCTCGAAGCTTGGGATAAGCTTGAAGCGCGTTAcgacaaaaaacatttaatcgTACAATCATTCATTAAAAGTTTCATGGCCTTGCCGTCGtctaataatttgaatttagaaaCTCTTCGCAAGCTTACAAATGGAGCTGATGAAATAGTTCGTGGTTTGAACGCGTTACAAATGAACTCTAGAGATCCTTGGTTGATCTATATTCTTGTTCAAAAATtagacagtgaaacaaaacaagcGTGGGCAAAAAAGGTAGAATCTCGGGATGACTGTACCATCCAAGAATTTCTTCTGTTTCTACAAAATCAGTGCGTTTGTCTCGAATCGTGTAGTTCATTTTCTGGTCCTATTAAAACATTGAACAAAGTTTCTAACAATATTCGAACACATTTCGTCGAAGCAAAACCTAATTGCCCAAAGTGTAAGGAAGATCATATACTTCCATTTTGTAAGACATTTCTCGCTCTTGATACTACCGCACGTCgcgaattcgttaaacaaaactcgatttttttcaactgtCTTAGAGTTGGACACGCATCTAACAAATGCAATTCTAAATTTCGGTGCAGGTCGTGCAATGCTAGACATCACACCCTAGTACATGAACCTAGAACTACGTCGACTAATAAAACAACTGAACAACCATCGACACAAAACCCTTCGAACTCCGCTGTTACTCATCATTCTCTCGAATCTACTCGTAATACTCATTCATCTCTCGAATCCAACGCTATTAAATCTACAATTCTCCCTACTGCCGTCGTTAAGGTTCAGGATAAATTTGGCTCGTTTCAAAACATTCGAATTCTACTCGATTCAGGATCCCAAATCTCGTTTATTACGGAGAAAGCTCTCCAACGTTTGGGTCTTCCTAGAAAACCATCTCGTATCCCTATTGTTGGAGTCGCATCAACTTCTGCGGGCAAACCCAATGGTCTCATTTCGTTAAAACTACACTCTCGTTTCAATTCAAATCACATAGATATAGATTGTCatgtaataaaaaaacttaCGTCTATGCTTCCGCCACTTTCGTTGAATTTAAACACAACACAATTTCTTTCGTTGGATCTTGCAGATCCGAAATTTTATGAACCAGGAACGATTGATATGCTCATCGGAGCAgataatattttcaacattattctcGAAACACCAAGGGCAGAACCGGGTGCTCCTAACTctttgttgacaatttttggATGGGTAATTGCTGGAAGCTATGATCGCACACCATCCAGTGAAGCTTTCAGCTTGATTATGCCAA AACAAAGAGCTGAGGATGATTTTATTCAAACTCATAGTCGCCATACAGATGGTAGATACATGGTTAATTTACCATTCAAACCCAATTGCAAACCCACATCTGAAAGCTCATCTCGAATCGCACTCAACCGACTATATTCAATGGAAAAGAGATTCGTTCGTGATCCTGAACTTCAAAAACAATACTCTTCCTTCTTAAACGAATACATTTCATTGGGTCACATGGAAGAAATACCTGTTAAAGAGATAAACGATTCAGATTCTTACTATCTACCTCACCACGCCGTGTTCAAGGCTGATAGCAGTACAACAAAAGTGAGAGTTGTTTTTGATGGCTCCGCAAAGTCATCACCTGATTCGAGGTCCTTAAATGAATCCCTTTTCGTTGGCCCTGAAGTCCAATGCGACATATTTACAATATGTCTTCGTTCTCGTCGTCACGTATATACAATGTCTGGGGACATCGAAAAGATGTACAGACAAATCTGGATTTCaccaaaacatacaaattatcaAAGGATTCTATGGCGAGAAAATCCTGAATCTCCGATTAAACACTATAGGCTTTTAACTGTAACCTACGGGACCTCGGCTGCTTCATTCTTAGCGAAACGCGCGCTTAAACAACTAGCTTTGGATTCTGCTGAAACACACCCTCGAGCTTCTTCAGTTATCCTTAATGACTTTTATGTCGATGATTTGGTAACAGGCGCTGATACAATTGAAGATTTAATCGCTCTTCAAAAAGAGCTTGTTGAGGTTTTGTCACTTGCCGGTTTTAACCTTCGTAAGTGGACAACTAATTGCTGGCCACTTCTCATATCCTTCCCCGAAGATCAACGGGAACTATCTcctatcgattttgaaaattctctGACTGTAAAGGTCCTCGGGCTGCGCTGGTGTCCATCTGGGGATTGTTTCTCGTACAAGGTAAATTTGGACCAGTCAACATCATGTACAAAACGTTCTATCCTATCCGAAGCATCGCGCATCTTTGATCCCCTTGGCTTTTTAGCTCCGGTCGTGGTAGCTGTAAAGATATTCTTTCAGGATTTGTGGAGAGCGGGTGTAGGATGGGATGACCAAATCCTACAGGAACTTTCGCATCGCTGGATCACTATACGAGAAGAGCTTCATTTATTGGAATCAATCCGTATTCCGAGACTAATGTGGACAAATAAAGTGAACTACGAGTTCCATGCATTTTGTGATGCTTCCTTGGATGCATATGCAGCTGTAATCTACTGCAGAAGTGAAAATCTAGATGGGACTGTCTCAATTTCATTAATCGCTGCTAAAACGAAAGTTGCTCCAATCAAAGTGCTCTCACTTCCTAGACTTGAGCTTTGTGGAACTCTTTTATTAACCCGcttagttaaaaaaatcaagatttcGTTACAGATAAAACATATGCAATTATTTGCTTGGACAGACTCGTCCATTGTCCTACATTGGCTAGCCGCACCGCCCAAAAAATGGTCAGTTTTTGTTGGAAATAGAACATCAGAGATAGTTTCATCTATTCCGGTGAAATCCTGGAATCATGTTAGATCCGCCGACAATCCTGCTGATGTTCCATCAAGAGGAATTCCGCCATCTCAACTCGAGTCGACTGATATCTGGTGGAATGGTCCAGTTTGGCTTAAAATGAACCGCAGTGAATGGCCTAAAACTCAACATGATTTGCAGAACGTATCAAGTGATCAGCTGGAGGAAAGGAATTCTAATAAAGTCCAGGTATTCGTATcccaaataaatgaaaacaacattctgagacaaataattaataaatcgtCAGATTGGATAAAATCGTTACGTGTGGTTGCATACATTTTTCGTTATCTTAAAAATCGTCGCCTTGCTCCGGAACTACGTGATCTACATGCTCTTTCAACTTCAGAACTAAACATCGCTAAAACTTGCCTGATAAAAGCCtctcaatatattttattcgcCGCTGAAATCGAAAgtctcaacaaaaataaatacttgccTTCGCGATCTAAACTCTCATCAATTGCCCCTTTCCTTGATAGTGAAAATGTTCTTCGC gCAGCCGAAATATTGTCAGAAAGGTAG